In the Lentimicrobiaceae bacterium genome, GATCATGATCCGGAAAAAGCCCGGCTCGGTTACTATTTTCAGGTTTTCATCCAGCAGCGTAAACATCTCCGGAGTCAAAGAAAAGGAAATTTCTTTTTCCTCGCCTGCTTTCAGAAACACTCTTTGAAAAGCTTTTAGTTCTTTTACCGGTCGAACCACCGAAGCCAGTTCGTCGTAAAGATAAAGTTGCGCTATTTCTGATCCGTCGAACTTTCCGGTATTTTTAATTTTAAATGAAATGCTGGCAGATTCTGTGGCACTGATTTGTTTTTTGCTGAGAAC is a window encoding:
- a CDS encoding fibronectin type III-like domain-contianing protein — translated: FPRTEGQLPLIYNHKPTGRGDDYSDGSGQPLFPFGYGLSYTDFEYSNAVLSKKQISATESASISFKIKNTGKFDGSEIAQLYLYDELASVVRPVKELKAFQRVFLKAGEEKEISFSLTPEMFTLLDENLKIVTEPGFFRIMIGSSSKDIRLRERIEIK